TCTTTCTGTAGTCGCCCCATCCCGCGTAGGTTTTGACCAAAGGACATTACGAAGAGGGCTCGTTGTGAGAGCAGCAACTGTCGTTGCACCGAAggtatattttttgtttaagaAATCTGGATTCCAGTGGTAGTTATTGTACTGGTTTTCAGGGGAAACCCATGCTAAAAAATGATGAAACCCTGCTGGATTTGTGTGTGACGAATTGGTTTCTTCTTAATAGCATTATTTATAGCTAATTAGCGAAGCTTTTGATTGTACAAACTGATACCTCTATTAGGTTGTGTGTCGGATGAGCAGCGAATGGGTTTTTGTCCGGATAATTTGGAAAATTCCTTGGGAGTTCCGAGTTCTGTAATGCCTTACATTTGCTTTTGTTTGGAATTTTCATGTTCTATGAAAGAATCATTACCTTTAAGTAGTggttatttttcctttcatgtTCAAGTTAAACCACCTCATTCTATGGATTAGAAAATTTGGTTGAGACATGGAGTAAGTGGTTTCAATGAATTGGAGATTGTAGTAAAACCTGTGTCTATGGCTAATGACTTCATTTGTTGCTGAGCTTGTGTATGAGCCTTTAAATTCTGTTGACATACAGCCCTATATtgaactcaactcaactcagtcttatcccaactaaatggggtcggctacatggatcctttttctccaattagTTCTATTCGAATAtatacttgttactagtcctaaaCTGTGCATGTCTTTTGTCACCACTTCTCTTAGTGTCATTTTAACCTTACCCTTGGATCTTTTAGCTCTTTGATCTTAGTCAAATCACCCCTTTGTACTGGAGCACTCAAAAGCCTCTATTGCACATGTCCATACCAACTTAAATGACTCTCTCGGAATTtttcatgtattggagctactcttAAATTaattctaatttgttcattacttattttatcctttttagTTTTACCATTCATTCATCTCAACATACTGTCCTTTGTTGCTGGGATAGTTCTTATATACTGAAAGTATGAAATTGCTGTCATAAGAAAGTTgtgtaatttaatttttttatttgatgaggTAATTGATTGTCAAGTATAGTCTCGCTTTAATTGGATAATAGTCTTCCCCTCCACATGCTCGCAAGCAGATGGCTTTGATGCTTACCTTATGTTTCAACTAAGATTCTTAGAGTCAGGGTCCTTTCTGAATTTAAGCCAAAACGATATTATACTTAATGAATCTATAAAGAGTCAAGTGGGCTTGGAACTTATAACGATTCAGGTTTCCAAATAGAGATATTGCACAACTAAGCACCAATAAGATTTGTATTTTAGTTCCACGAGTCTTGATTATCATTCTTGAGGCTAGAAGAGTTCAATTGTCTTGTCATAATTTTACTAACAGATTTATTGTATtaattcatagttgtcacggcatggcggtccaaggcggtggaggcttgtctaagcgcttaggcggtaAAGCGGCCGCCTAAGTGGAGCTTAAGCGTTAAAGGCGGTCTAGTGTTAGttttctccctcccctccccaaaCACTCAATACTTGATGGCATGATGCATTATAGTATcataccttatatcattaaaaattaaatttaagccacctcaagtcatcaaaatgaaaaatcatacaTGACACATAAAAAGCTTAGAAGTTatagacttaaaaaaaaaacatagatagTTACagacttaaaaaaaagaagcaacagTAGTGGAACAGAGAAGAAGTTACCATTACAGACTagtgactacagagaagaagcatagaTAGAAGTTACCGTTACAGACAAGTGACTACAAAGAAGAAGCATGGATAGAAGTtactaagcccaaaaaaaaaaacagcgaAGAAGTTACCATTACAGACTACActctacagagaagaagcatagaACTATAGAAGTGACCATGCAAACAAGGTGCTGCTGGTCAAGAAGAAACTGCAGAATGGAGAAAAaggatttataaaaaaaaaaaaaaactcaacagACGAATCAATGTTGGAGGAGGAAAAGAAGTATGAAAAAAATGGATAACAATACaaagaggaagaacagagaaCAAAATCGCCAAATAGAGGAAGAGAACTTACCAGAGAAAATTGAGTTTGCAGTCGTCACCGAAGCCAGGTTTGTGGTCGCTGGAGCTGGAGCTTGAGCAGAAAAGCAAtcggaataaagaaaagagagaaaaaaaaaaaaaagaatagtcGAGGTcggaggaggggaagaagaacaaagaaaaaaaaaatactaatagagaagaagaagatacatAGAAAAAATCGcaatagagaggaagagaacttACCGGAGAAATTTTGAGGTTGCAGTCGTCACCGGAACCAGGTCAAGGTTATAATGGTCGTGTCTATTTTGATAGTAACCAACGATATGTTTTGTCTGAGCCACAACAATCTAAAATGAACTATTTACCGAGGGATCAAGTTTAAGTAGTTATTCATGTTTTTATCCACATTTTCTCCTATGTGCTGGCTTGTGAGCAGGGTTATCAAGGGGTCGGATTAGTGTCAGGTCAAGATTCCGATTATTTACTTACATGGACCTAAATTTGAATCCAGTATGGGTTTGAATATCTGTCTAATCCAGTCTGTAATGTCttattattgatttatttttgtaaaagaattaaataaaatatgtttttgaaaaaaaaaacaaaacaaaacaaaggagCAATGATTAAAAGGTATTTTCAACCCACCTAAACAAGAAACTACGATGTAAATAGTTTAAAgttaataaattttaaatattatataTGTAATGTTAGTATATAAATGTGTGGTTTCAAGCGCTTCTGATCATTTATTGATCCTGAAAGGGTAAATCTAGATTCATTCCATTTAGTTATTGGATCATCCCTAATCAGATCGAATCAATGCTTTATAAGTCGGAATCAAACAGGGTTCACAGCATATCCAAATCACGGATGTCGGGCCTTGATGCAACGGTAAGCTtattccattgtgaccaagtgatcatgggttcgagtctggaaacagcctctctgtgaaagcaggggtctgcatacattatgaccctccccaaccccgaagtggcgggagcctcatgcactgagtACGCCCTTATCATATCCAAATCACGATTCGATCCATTAATAGTCTAGATATGAGGAATCATGGAGGGTGGGGTTGGAGCAATCTTTAATGATTGAATGACAATTGTATATTCCCACGTGTGTTGAATGCCTGGTAAATATTCAAACTGAAATTGCGCAATACAGTTGGTTTAAAATGTGTTCTATATTTTTACGAGTTTGTTAGTCATCTTGTATAACTAAGTAGTTTTCCCAAAACTCTAAAAGCTGGCCAACACAAGCATGTAATGAGTGGTGCAGGCAGTGCCCTTGGCTGACATTTGTACAGGGCCACAGGCCAATTTGAGGCTTGTTATACTTGTTTAAAGCTACAACTCAAATACTTACAAAGTTGAACACAAATGTGTGGTGCAAGAAGTTTAAAGGAtcatatcttttttttaattcactTTTTGAAGACCTCTCTCGTGTTTAGGTTGGATCATGGAGGAGTTGCTACACTTAAAATGAATAAGGAGGATGTTATGAGGTCAAATGGATGGTGCAAGAAGTTTTCTTTGCTTATGTAAAACCATCCATCTTTTTATGGACTGTTGAGGGATTAATGTCTAGATGGGCCTGTGGTTTGTCCCATTTACTGCCTGTTCTCATTTGACTCTTTGTCCTGCAGTACACTTCCATCAAACCATTGGGTGATAGAGTGCTAGTGAAGATCAAGACAGTAGAGGAGAAGACAGTTGGTGGTATACTGCTTCCTTCAACAGCTCAGACAAAACCTCAAGGAGGTGAAGTTGTAGCTATTGGAGAGGGTAAGACGATTGGCAAGACCAAGGTGGACATCAGTGTGAAGGTGATTGTCAGGTTTAATGGTCCATTGTCCCAATGCCTTTGTTATTGAGTATGTTTCACTGAAAATAGTTCCTTTATTTGTTAGACTGGTGCCCAGATAGTGTACTCGAAGTACGCAGGGACAGAATTGGAATTCAATGGATCAAACCATATGCTTTTGAAGGAGGATGACATTGTTGGTATCCTTGAGACAGAAGACATCAAAGATATGAAGCCTCTGAATGAccgtgttctaattaaggtatTTTCACTATTTTGCCCCACATTACTGTTCTCTGAATTTTGTGTCATTTGAATCCAATTCCAAAAAGGATAAAAGTTTCCTGCATGGGCAGGGTGGAAAAATCTTCCCCCATGGATAGATTTTCTGCCGGATGGATCAATAATTTGGCATTTTGATTGTGGAATGAGCATGTTAAATTTGGTGGCCATACATAACCCATTGTTTATGTGTCTATTCCCTTTGTTTTCAAATGATTAACTTTTACAAATAAATTCTAAAGCTATGTTTTCCAATGAATAAATGCTGGATTAGTCTGAAAATTAAGTGAAGGGCATGGACAATATGTTTACAAAGTTTAGGTTCCAAGAAGTAACACACCATGCAGGCAAATTTAACTGTCCATGTGGGAAGCCATTTCCATACTGTTGGTCTAGGATACCTGCCCTTGTAATGTGTACCTTATATGTTAGTTATCTTGTCTCAGGTTGCTGAAGCCGAGGAGAAGACTGCTGGAGGATTGTTGCTGACAGAGGCTGCCAAGGAGAAACCTTCCATTGGCAAGGTAACACAAGACTCCTTGGACTGTTTACCTACCTGAATTTCTCACAGGATTGATCACAATAGTGTAATTTGGTGGTGTTATATCCAACCTAACCATTTGGTGGGTTCTATGGGAACAGGTGGTTGCAGTGGGACCTGGTCCCCTGGATGAGGAAGGCAATCCAAAGCCATTAACGGTGTCATCTGGAAACACGGTGTTGTACTCTAAATATGCAGGGAATGACTTCAAGAGCGCAGATGGTTGTGACTACATTGCTCTGAGGGCAACTGATGTGATGGCTGTGCTCTCCTCATAGAAGACTTTTAATTATAATTCTAATGTGGGCAGTCATTATTTGCATGGATTTTGTGGCAAGAGTTCTTAGGAGAGGCAGGCGGTGTTTAAAGTATAATTACATGTACACCTTTCCAAACTCATCAATTGGAATCTCAAGTTGAGCTTTACTAGTTTTATGGAAATTACTTTTTTGACCCAATAAGCAGTCAAATTTCTTGGATATCCAATGACCGGATTGCCACATCAACTTTCCTTCCAAGACACATCTAGGTGACGCATGAAAAATCCCTGCTAAACTATCCTCCTATGTGCCTCCATTGGCCCTGTAAGTGGTGCATGGATCATTCTACCACCAGGTAGGCGCTCTTCCCTAACGCTGTGTTTGTTGGAGGGTTGAATGTTCACATACATAAATAACCTACtgccgttcagatggaacattCCCATAGAGTAGGTTCCTTCTGAATGATTGTGAACGTGAACATTACCAGCACTCCTATTTGTTTTGGTGTAAAATAATGTACATTTAAAAGTTTATCAGCTTTTGTTATTCAATAGAAACAAACAATGGAAAACTTTTctaacatgtaaaattttttgaagtaaAAGTTTGTatagaaacaaatggagcccGAAGTCTTGAATGAAAAgataacacaaaaaaaaaaaaaaaatcccaacatGTAGCAGTTCGAGATTTACTTGTTTAACTTTGCCATACTTGCACTAGATCAAGTTTTAGAATTACCATAGAAGGCCTTGATGacatataataataaattaattagtTTATGAATAAAGGATTTAGATCGGTGGGCCCGGCCAATTCTGATCCGATCTTGGATTGAATTGAGCTTCAACCattggactctctctctctctttctcttaatCATCGTCCCGCCCATGCAAGTCTGCAACTTCCCCTATATGAGAAAAGAATAGGGTTTAGTTTTCCTTTCTTGATTCTTTTGGATTGGTAAGTCAGTGGTAAACACACTTGTATACTTtcatatggaaaaaagaaggtATTCAATTCGTCGCATGCTGGCTTTAAAGAGGTTCGTATCTTCTTACATTTTTAACAATCCAAGGGATTCGTTGGTATCATATCATTGGTAAAGTTTGTAAGATCATGGACTCACACTACTGTTTCTCTGATGAAATATTTCATAAATGAATGAAACAAACGTGTCGTAGCAATGAATTAAGAACTTTAAAGAATACTTTCTTATTCATAGTTATTAGATGGGGGGGAACAGGAGGTAATTAGACGTTAAAAATCAATACTTCGCTTCGATTCCTTCTAGAGGTTTATAGCTTTTGTTTaacaatttattttttggggagaTTTACCTGCATATCGAATTTTAAGATACATGATCTAATAAACAGCTTGACTACCTTTACCTGATGCTTTTATGGACTTTGTCCCCGAACCAAGGTATAATGAATGATTATCTGATCTAATTATAGGcgttaaatatatatatatatattaatgctCAATGATGTAATGAATTCTCTGATTACCAATtatctttcaattttcttttaccATAGATCTTAGCTATCCTCCATTATTCTTACCAACAAAAATAAGCAAAAAAAGCTACCCTCCATTATGGAatggggaaatttttttggtgttACACTTGTAGTAGGAATGTTCCTCCTGCTACAAGGCAGGCAAccaagaaaatggaataattaACTTCGtaccctcttaggttttagtattttctaaaataccctttaaggtCCCATTTGCTTGCCTCTTGCTACAGacgtagcagcaaaatttcgttcaTGGAATAGAGCCGaatatcttcttttacatacgaGTACGAAGTTGCAGTTTGACCTCCATGCATGTATCAACTTCCGAAGATTATTATTGATACTATATTTTATGGGCAAGAGGTCACTCTCTGTGTCAGAAAAACAACGCAGCAAAATGAAGTTTTgtagaagaaaacaaagggaGAAATCAAGCACACAAGACAATGATTTTActtggttcacccccaagaaggaatGCTACATTCACGGTACGTGGAGCGATAGACTGACTCAACTATTTCTgtgaagaaaatacaaaccctctCACGCATCTCTCAATGAGATAACCACAATATAGATGATAACCTTAACCCatgaaagtacaaaactgccccccAAAAACTGATCCGGTCTGATCCAAACCAACATAGGGTGTAATATATATCAAATCGAACTCTTTAGGAGTAAGCACCTAAGGCGCTGAAGTATACCATAGATTCaccacagttttttttttttttgtattagaagtgagatcaggcttcaccaataacgtGCCTGCACAAGCATGGGGTCAATGGCACTCAATGGTGTAGATCTGTTTGAATgagaattttaattttacaGGGAATCATCATcccttccaattcctccaatccctcacatgggggtggaaatgatcaccctattcCCTACCCAAAAGTACTGCCCAAGATAGGGTCCACTCCCctttattagaggaattgaagatGACCGCGAATTGGATGTGATTGAACAGTAAATTCACGCGATCCTGTGTGTCTCTGGGCACACAAGAAGAATACGACAAGtttgcattctttttcccatattttatacTGGATTAGGTGCTATAAAAGGAACTGACTGACATGGCTTCGTCGAACCCATAGACATACGGGGCTAGCTCTTCTCGATCTTCTAGTTGTTTTTCTGTTAACTGAACTAATTAAAAAGCTATGAGCGGATCCCTAGCCAAGTGGTTGGGTAGCAAGCTTTTCGGGATCAGAAGGCAAACAAGCACTTCCAACATAACTCGCAGGGACCGGGACCGGGTGTGTGATGTTTTCATAAACCACCGAGGGATGGACACCAAGCGTCACATCGCCGCATTGCTTTACGATCGTTTTGTGTCTCTAAACCTAAATCCTTTCTTGGACTACAAGACCATGAAACCTGGCGACGAGGTCTTAGAGAATATCGAAACAGCTATACGTGAGTGTAAGGTTGGTGTCGTCATCTTCTCTCCATATTATTGCCGTTCTTAATTACTACCCTCTCCATGAATTGGCTCTCATGACAGAATACGAGAAGAAACTCATTCCCATCTTCTATGATGTCAACCCCTCTCATCTTGTGCTTCTGGATGATGGAAGTTATTCGGCCAAGGAACTTCACAGGTTTAGATTGGCACTTCAACTGGCCAAGCGCAGGGTGGGCCTCTCTTTTGATTCTTGCAATGGGTAAGGAACAAATTTCACTAGTTTTAcataacatatatatatgaaatttaTTTTGCAACTACCTCTTCCACCTCTTTTGATAGGATagtttaaaaattaaataaaaataaaagagaaatagatgagagagatatatat
The sequence above is a segment of the Telopea speciosissima isolate NSW1024214 ecotype Mountain lineage chromosome 7, Tspe_v1, whole genome shotgun sequence genome. Coding sequences within it:
- the LOC122669040 gene encoding 20 kDa chaperonin, chloroplastic-like: MASLQLTCSSISTKGLPSFQGLRQSSVSLSVVAPSRVGFDQRTLRRGLVVRAATVVAPKYTSIKPLGDRVLVKIKTVEEKTVGGILLPSTAQTKPQGGEVVAIGEGKTIGKTKVDISVKTGAQIVYSKYAGTELEFNGSNHMLLKEDDIVGILETEDIKDMKPLNDRVLIKVAEAEEKTAGGLLLTEAAKEKPSIGKVVAVGPGPLDEEGNPKPLTVSSGNTVLYSKYAGNDFKSADGCDYIALRATDVMAVLSS